In Pseudomonadota bacterium, the genomic window AATCATCAAAATGCCGAAAGTCTATTGCTTCGATACCGGTTTTGTGAGCCTTTATAAAGGGTGGGAGCCCTTAAGACCTGACGATTACGGCCCTCTGTGGGAACACCTTGTACTGGAACACCTTCAGGCACATGCCTGGAACAATACAGTTCAGTACTGGCGTGGCAACAGCGGCAGGGAAATAGACTTCATTATCGTGCGGAACAGAGATGAGATAGATACAATAGAGTGTAAGTGGCGCCCGGGGCAATTTGATGTGTCATCGCTCAAGGCATTCCGGGATTATTACCCCAGGGGGAACAATTATCTTGTATGCCCCCTTTCAGGGCAAGGATATATGAAGAGTATTTCAGGTGTAAACGTCTATATTTGCAATCCTGGAGGATTGTCATTCACAAGATGAATAGCGTTCCGGCCAATTAAAGCTAAAAACCGAGGGAGCTCCTGGGATAATTCTGTTGACATACCCTGTGTAAATTAGTAGAATCCTTATCCTTAAGCAACATGAATTGGAGGAAAGATGGCACGAGTGTGTGATTTATGTGGAAAAGGCAAACAGGTTGGCTTTAATGTAAGCCATGCCAACAACAAGACGAAAAAGGAATGGCTCCCGAATTTACAAACTATTAAAATCGTGAAGGATGGGGCAACAAAGAGAGTAAGAGCCTGTACAAGGTGCATCAAGAAAGGCAACTTCCAGAAAGCAGCATAAAACGGTAAAACCTTCCTTTTTTCTGACCGGGTATTAAAACTCAAAGCGTAGAATGCAGCATTAAATACAATTAAATCTTATTCTATACTGTGAATGTTTTATTATTTCTTTATGATGCTCCCCGCATCCTTTCGACAGACCTTACCCCTTTAATCTTTTGCATAGATTTCATGATTTTTTGGAGCTGTGACATATTTCCGATTTCTATTTCAAAGATGCCCGCTGCTGATCTGTCCGGGTAAGTCATGGCGCTGGCGCTGAGGATATTTACCTTGTTTGCCGACATAATTGCACTGATATCGGATATGAGGCCTTTTCTGTCATCTCCTGATATTTTGAGCTTTACCGGATATGTAAAGTTTTTGTTCAGTTCCCATGAAACTTCAACCTTTCTCTGTTCATCATATGCGTGAGTATTTGAGCAATCCTCTGTATGTACGGTTATTCCCCTGCCACGGGTAATGAAACCGAATATTTTATCTCCGGGTATAGGATTACAGCATTTTGCAAATCTTACAACCATCCCGTCATCAATGCCTTTAATTTTAATGGAGGTGTCTTTGGGCCGTTTTATTGAGCCGATCAATTGTTTTAATTTGCTGGGTTTTTCTTTTTCAGGGATAAGCTTACCGAGCACCTGCAGCGGGGTATGCAAGCCATAGCCTATGCTCGCGAAATAATCGTCCAATGTTTCAAACCCGAAATCCTTAGCGCTGGCCAAAAGGTCCCCGGTTTTCAATATCTTGGAAAAGCTCAAGTCATGCTTTGACAATTCTTTTTCTATCAGAACCTTGCCGAGCTCTATACTTTGCTCCCTTTGCTCTGTTTTAATCCACTGCCGTATCTTGTTTTTTGCCTTTGAAGTTTTTACAAAGCCGAGCCAGTCCTTACTCGGTTTATGTGTCGGATTCGAAAGAATTTCAACAGTATCACCGCTTTTTAGGGCATATCGCAAAGGTACGAGCTTGCCGTTTATTTTTGCCCCAACGCATTTATTTCCAAGTTCTGTATGTATCGCATAGGCAAAATCTACCGGTGTTGCATCTTTTGGAAGTTCCCTTACTTCTCCCCTTGGGGTAAATATATAAATTTCATCAGGGAAAAGGTCGATCTTAAAAACCTCCATGAACTCTTTATTGCTTTTTAATTCCTGCTGCGATTCAATTATTCTTCTTAGCCAGGCAAAAACCTTGTCTTCTTTCGGGTCAAATACCTTACCTTCCTTGTATTTCCAGTGGGCCGCAATGCCTTCCTCTGCAATGCGGTGCATTTCATGGGTTCTTATCTGGATTTCTATTTTTTCACCACGAGGGCCTATTACTTTTGTATGGAGGGACTGGTACATATTTGCCTTGGGAATGCCTATAAAATCACTGAACTTGCCGGGTATCGGCTTAAAAAAGGCGTGAATTAAACCGAGGGCTAAATAGCAGTCCTTGACGCTGTCCACAGTAACCCTGAAAGCGGTCAGGTCGTATATGTCGTCTAATTCCAAGTTTTCCTGCTGCATTTTTCTATATATACTGTATAGTCGCTTTGCCCTTCCTGATATATCAGCTTGCAATTTATACTGGTTAAATTTATCCTTCAGCAACTCTATTACATCGTGAATATAGGTATCCCTTTCTTTTTTCTTCTTTGCGAGTTTTTCCGATATGGTTTTGTATTCCAAGGCATAAAGATATTTAAAGGTTTCGTCTTCAAGCTCTCCCTTTATCCATTCTATCCCAAGCCGGTGGGCAAGGGGGGCATAGATTTCAAGGGTTTCTTTGGCGATGATAACCTGTTTCTCAGAAGGGAGAAAGTTTAAGGTCAGCATATTATGGTATCTGTCTGCCAGTTTTATCAGTATTACCCTGATGTCTTTGCTCATCGCAAGGATCATCTTCCGTAAGTTCTCAACCCTTGAATCTTCCGATGTTTTCAACTGAATCCGGCCGATTTTTGTTACGCCGTCTACAAGATCTGCGACTTCTTGTCCGAAATATTCTTCGATATCTTTTTTGCTCACATAGGAGTCTTCCATTGTGTCATGGAGCAATCCTGAAACGACGCTCGGCACGTCGAGAGACATTTTTGTTAATGTATATGCCACCTCAAGAGGATGTATCAGGTAAGGCTCTCCGGATAACCTGGTTTGACCTTTATGTGCCTGCGCAGAGAAAATATATGCCTTTTCCAGTGTCTTTACATCTGCCTGGGGATTGTATTTCAGTATTTCTTCTACGATGTCGTTAAATCTGACCATTTCCGGTCCATTTGTAGTATACGGTGGGCATATATTGCGGGGCGAGTGTGAGTGCCCCAAGTTTTTCAAAGGGCAATGTGCTGTCCAGTTTTACCTTCGTTTCTTCTGAAATGATTATTTCACCGGGGGCGGCAAGCTTTTGAAGCCTGGCAGCTACATTAACCGGCATTCCGAGGGCGGTATATTCTCTTTTGTTAATCGAACCCAGAATGCCTGTAACAACGTAGCCTGTGCTTATCCCTATACCCATATGGAGTCCCTGGTCCTGCGCTTCCATTCTTTTTATCATTTCAACAGCACACTTTACCGCATTCTCTTCGTGTTTATCATGGTATACAGGTGCTCCAAACAAAGCCATGATGCTATCGCCGATATATTTGTCAACCATCCCTCTGTGCTGTACTACTACCTCGCTCATAGGCTGAAAATAGTATCTGTTCAGCAAAGAAGCAAGCTCAACAGGCGGTACTTTGGATGAAAGCTGCGTAAAACCCCTTATGTCTGAAAAAAGAATCGTTAAATGGGAGACCTTTGGTTCAAGGTGTGCAGGTTCGTCAATAAGTTCATTAAATATATCGGGTGATATAAACTGCCTCATCCTCCTCTTTATATAGTATTCCTTTACCTTCCATGTGATCTCTTTATTCTCAAAAGGCTTTGTGATAAACCCGTCTATGCCGTTTTCTATCGCTTTTATTGATGATTCGAGCGTCCCGTAGCCTGTAAGGATTATCTTTGTAAGACCCTGATGCAGCTTGTTTAACTGTTCTATTGTTTTTATGCCGTCAATGTGCGGGTTTTGCCCGACTAACGCCAACGCTTCCTCTCCGTTTATCGCAGATTGAACTGAGTAGCCGTCTTCTCTGAGTATCCTTGTAAGCGATCTCCTTATGCCCTCCTCATCGTCTACAATAAGGACTCCCAAGTGCATGTTATATTACCCCCTTTTTTTTATAATATCGTAACGAGGGAGAAATGACAAGAACTAATATCGGCGGCTTTCTCATCAGCACAATATACCACAGGTATTTATGCCTTTCTTTTCCTTCCGGTTTTGGATATGATAAATCCATGT contains:
- the rpmB gene encoding 50S ribosomal protein L28 translates to MARVCDLCGKGKQVGFNVSHANNKTKKEWLPNLQTIKIVKDGATKRVRACTRCIKKGNFQKAA
- a CDS encoding bifunctional (p)ppGpp synthetase/guanosine-3',5'-bis(diphosphate) 3'-pyrophosphohydrolase produces the protein MVRFNDIVEEILKYNPQADVKTLEKAYIFSAQAHKGQTRLSGEPYLIHPLEVAYTLTKMSLDVPSVVSGLLHDTMEDSYVSKKDIEEYFGQEVADLVDGVTKIGRIQLKTSEDSRVENLRKMILAMSKDIRVILIKLADRYHNMLTLNFLPSEKQVIIAKETLEIYAPLAHRLGIEWIKGELEDETFKYLYALEYKTISEKLAKKKKERDTYIHDVIELLKDKFNQYKLQADISGRAKRLYSIYRKMQQENLELDDIYDLTAFRVTVDSVKDCYLALGLIHAFFKPIPGKFSDFIGIPKANMYQSLHTKVIGPRGEKIEIQIRTHEMHRIAEEGIAAHWKYKEGKVFDPKEDKVFAWLRRIIESQQELKSNKEFMEVFKIDLFPDEIYIFTPRGEVRELPKDATPVDFAYAIHTELGNKCVGAKINGKLVPLRYALKSGDTVEILSNPTHKPSKDWLGFVKTSKAKNKIRQWIKTEQREQSIELGKVLIEKELSKHDLSFSKILKTGDLLASAKDFGFETLDDYFASIGYGLHTPLQVLGKLIPEKEKPSKLKQLIGSIKRPKDTSIKIKGIDDGMVVRFAKCCNPIPGDKIFGFITRGRGITVHTEDCSNTHAYDEQRKVEVSWELNKNFTYPVKLKISGDDRKGLISDISAIMSANKVNILSASAMTYPDRSAAGIFEIEIGNMSQLQKIMKSMQKIKGVRSVERMRGAS
- a CDS encoding adenylate/guanylate cyclase domain-containing response regulator, whose protein sequence is MHLGVLIVDDEEGIRRSLTRILREDGYSVQSAINGEEALALVGQNPHIDGIKTIEQLNKLHQGLTKIILTGYGTLESSIKAIENGIDGFITKPFENKEITWKVKEYYIKRRMRQFISPDIFNELIDEPAHLEPKVSHLTILFSDIRGFTQLSSKVPPVELASLLNRYYFQPMSEVVVQHRGMVDKYIGDSIMALFGAPVYHDKHEENAVKCAVEMIKRMEAQDQGLHMGIGISTGYVVTGILGSINKREYTALGMPVNVAARLQKLAAPGEIIISEETKVKLDSTLPFEKLGALTLAPQYMPTVYYKWTGNGQI